TGGAAGTCAAGGCGAGACCACGTTATATCATCAGCGAACGAACATGGATCAAACAAGATAAGAATGAGGAAAAGGGAGAATAGAGAAACATATGAAAATTTCATTGATTATTCCGTGCTATAATGAGCAGGAAGCGTTACCGATTTTTTATCGGGAAACAAAAAAAGTGATGCAGTCCATGGACTGTGATTATGAGATGATTTTTGTCAATGATGGATCAAAGGATGGTACACTGGGGCTTTTGAAAGAGTTCGCAAAAGAAGATGATCATGTGACTTATATCGGATTTTCCAGAAATTTTGGCAAGGAAGCTGCAATGTATGCCGGATTTTGTAATGTGACCGGTGATTATGCAGCAGTAATGGATGCAGATATGCAGGATCCACCGGCATTATTGCCGCAGATGCTCGATATTTTGGAGAATCAGGAATATGACAGTGTGGCAACACGCCGTGCAACAAGAAAAGGAGAGCCGGTGATCAGAAGCTGGTTTGCAAGAAGATTTTACAGTCTGATCAATAAGATCTCAGATGCAGACATTGTAGATGGTGCGAGAGATTTCCGGCTGATGAAACGCAGCATGGTTGATGCGATCGTTGAGATGGGAGAGTATAACCGTTTTTCGAAAGGTATTTTCGGGTGGATAGGGTTTAAGACATACTGGCTTCCATATGAAAATGTCAATCGCGTTGCCGGAGAAACAAAATGGAGTTTCTGGAAGTTATTTAAATATGCGATCGATGGTGTGATTAATTTTTCACAGGCTCCGCTTTCCATAGCATCCTGGTTCGGAATGTTTATGACATTTGTATCGTTTGTAGCAGTTGTGTTTATCGTTATCCGAAAACTGGTCTTTGGAGATCCGGTGGATGGCTGGGCGTCAACGGTATGTATTATCACGTTGATCGGCGGCATACAGTTATTCTGTATGGGGATTATGGGACAGTATATCGCAAAGACATATCTGGAAGTCAAAAAAAGACCGCACTATATCGTTTCGGATACGAACCGTGAGGATATGGAAAAGGTTAAATAAGGTATAAACGAAACAGGAGGTCAGGTATGAAAAAAAGAGTATTGGCAATGTTTATGGCTGCCTTAGTCTCTGTGGGGACTGTGCTTGCACCGGCAGACATGGGGAGTGCTTACGCAGCAGAGGTAACGCAGGAAGAAACGGAGAAAAGTGCTGCCGAGGCTTTGCTTGAGAATGAAACACCGGGAGTAACAGTCGAAACAGAAACCTCTGAAACGGAAGAAATACAGACGACAGAGGGGAAAGAAATACCGGAAACACAGATGGTTGAAGAAACATCCGAAACCGAAGAAGCAGCAGAGACACAGACAGTCGAAGTAATTGCTGAAACCGAAGAAACGGTGGATGTGCAGACAACAGGAGAGAATGAAGCAAGATCAGCCACACTTTCGGAGATGCCGACGGGTCTTCTGCCGTTTGAAGCAGTTGGTGAAATCACACTGGATCGCGAAACTGCGGAAGAGGAAGAAGCAGAAAATATTTTAAAATCATCTGCATATTATAACAGTACCTGGGAAAAATATGGAAGTTATTATTTTTATAATCAGTTAAGCAGTAAGGAAAAGGCATACTGGGATGCTTTGAATAAAGTTTGTTTAAAGTATATGACAACACAGGCAGATGCAGCAAAATACAATATCAGTGGGACAACTTACTATTATATTGATATAGTAGGCAGCAGTTCGCTGTCATTATCGCAGATGGAGGAGGTATATCAGATCTTCCGTTATTCAAATCCACAGTACTATTTCTTAAAGAGTGCATACTTAAAAAATGGAACTTATGGTATTGCAGGCTGTGTTTATCCTGCATTTGCAAATGGTTCCGCACGTGCAGCTGCAACAAAAAAAGTGCAGAGTCAGGTTTCATCCTGGCAGAAGAAGATCGATGCATGTTCAACAGATGAGAAAAAGGTAAAAATGATCCATGATCT
The Roseburia rectibacter DNA segment above includes these coding regions:
- a CDS encoding glycosyltransferase family 2 protein; this encodes MKISLIIPCYNEQEALPIFYRETKKVMQSMDCDYEMIFVNDGSKDGTLGLLKEFAKEDDHVTYIGFSRNFGKEAAMYAGFCNVTGDYAAVMDADMQDPPALLPQMLDILENQEYDSVATRRATRKGEPVIRSWFARRFYSLINKISDADIVDGARDFRLMKRSMVDAIVEMGEYNRFSKGIFGWIGFKTYWLPYENVNRVAGETKWSFWKLFKYAIDGVINFSQAPLSIASWFGMFMTFVSFVAVVFIVIRKLVFGDPVDGWASTVCIITLIGGIQLFCMGIMGQYIAKTYLEVKKRPHYIVSDTNREDMEKVK